A portion of the Flavobacterium limnophilum genome contains these proteins:
- a CDS encoding regulatory protein RecX, with protein MKDVFSIKEAIQKIEYFCAYQERCHDEVVSKLRSMKMYSEEIDQIMVHLISENFLNEERFARSFARGKHRIKHWGKIRIVNELKSKNISQTLINISLKEITPEEYLETFHTLAERHWESIREKNVLKKRKKFCDYMLRRGFESNLVYEKVKELENSGQ; from the coding sequence ATGAAAGACGTTTTCTCCATAAAAGAAGCCATTCAAAAAATAGAATATTTTTGTGCCTATCAAGAACGTTGTCACGATGAAGTGGTTTCGAAGTTGCGCTCGATGAAAATGTATTCAGAAGAAATCGACCAAATAATGGTACATCTCATCTCAGAGAATTTTCTCAACGAAGAACGCTTTGCCCGCAGTTTCGCCAGAGGAAAACACCGCATCAAACATTGGGGGAAAATCAGGATTGTCAACGAATTGAAGTCTAAAAACATCTCGCAAACCCTCATCAATATTTCACTCAAGGAAATCACTCCTGAGGAATATTTGGAAACTTTTCATACATTGGCCGAAAGGCATTGGGAATCCATTCGAGAGAAAAATGTGTTGAAAAAGCGAAAGAAATTCTGTGATTATATGCTTCGACGCGGGTTTGAAAGCAACTTGGTTTATGAAAAAGTGAAGGAGTTGGAAAATAGTGGTCAGTAA
- a CDS encoding TonB-dependent receptor plug domain-containing protein, whose protein sequence is MKNKYFLVSLFISSLIATAQENKPKIDSLQEVIISSTRIDLPFSKNSRTIQLITAEDMKKAGVTNVADALQQIAGIDIRRRGTNGTQADLYIRGGSFDQTLLLVDGIKVDDAQTGHHTMNLALPIEVIKRIEIIKGPAARIFGQNAFNGAINIITKDVPDTDVSLSVQGGSYNQFNAAVTAGINLDESSHIIHYSKNTSEGYRFNTDFDNQNFVLKSTFNKKNLPIAMLISLSDRNFGANGFYASPAAINQYEETMASLIGFSTVIKKGNFTWKPRVYWRRNEDEYVFVRNNPSIYRNLHISNKIAAELNGSYTSNIGITGFGIETAKVYLSSNNLGDNNRFVSTLFLEHRLELFNNKIDITPGVAVTYFSDFKFFAFPGIDIGYQVLDNLRVYGNLGYTYRVPTFTDLNYKSPTTIGNPELEPEKAFSQEIGLKWNTTRFNASVAVFNRDSNRLIDYVKMQNTDPWQPQNIQDVTTKGFETQLDYTFPINSFNQKLQLGYSLIEDQVKQSSYNFSQYSVNSMKHQVVGSYYMQFLKNFTNSILYRYAERTNGDSYSVVDLGAAYTLKAFEFSLFANNIFNAEYTETNFVPMPKGNLLFGIRYNFR, encoded by the coding sequence ATGAAAAACAAATACTTTTTAGTTTCCTTATTTATCTCTTCTTTGATAGCAACCGCACAGGAAAACAAACCAAAGATAGATTCCTTGCAAGAAGTCATTATTTCTTCTACAAGGATTGATTTGCCTTTCAGCAAAAACTCCAGAACGATTCAGTTGATTACTGCTGAAGATATGAAAAAGGCGGGAGTTACCAATGTTGCTGATGCTTTACAGCAAATTGCAGGTATCGACATAAGACGTCGCGGAACCAATGGTACGCAAGCCGATTTGTACATTCGTGGTGGAAGTTTTGACCAAACTTTACTGCTGGTAGATGGTATCAAAGTAGATGATGCCCAAACGGGACATCACACGATGAATCTCGCTTTGCCTATTGAAGTCATCAAAAGAATCGAAATTATAAAAGGTCCTGCCGCTCGTATATTTGGCCAAAACGCTTTTAATGGCGCCATCAACATCATCACAAAAGATGTGCCAGACACGGATGTTTCCTTGAGCGTTCAGGGCGGTTCCTACAATCAATTTAATGCTGCCGTTACCGCGGGAATTAATTTGGACGAAAGTAGTCATATCATTCATTATTCCAAAAATACATCCGAAGGCTATCGTTTCAACACCGATTTCGACAATCAAAATTTTGTTTTGAAAAGTACTTTCAACAAGAAGAATTTGCCCATTGCGATGTTGATTTCTCTTTCGGATAGAAATTTTGGTGCCAACGGATTTTATGCTTCGCCGGCCGCCATTAATCAATATGAGGAAACGATGGCGAGTTTGATAGGTTTTTCGACAGTGATCAAAAAGGGGAATTTTACTTGGAAGCCAAGGGTCTATTGGAGACGAAATGAAGACGAATATGTTTTTGTTAGAAACAATCCTTCCATTTACCGAAATCTGCACATTTCAAACAAAATTGCTGCCGAATTAAATGGATCGTACACTTCAAATATTGGGATTACGGGTTTTGGAATAGAAACTGCCAAAGTATATCTTTCGAGCAATAACCTCGGAGACAACAACCGTTTTGTGAGTACTCTCTTTTTGGAACATCGCCTCGAATTGTTTAATAACAAGATAGATATCACGCCGGGAGTGGCTGTAACTTATTTTTCGGACTTCAAATTTTTTGCTTTTCCAGGAATTGATATTGGGTATCAAGTGCTAGACAATCTAAGGGTTTATGGTAATTTGGGTTACACCTATAGAGTTCCAACGTTTACCGATTTGAATTATAAATCGCCAACCACAATAGGGAATCCTGAATTGGAACCAGAGAAAGCATTTTCGCAAGAAATAGGCTTGAAATGGAATACGACACGGTTTAATGCCTCCGTAGCAGTCTTCAATCGCGACTCCAATCGATTGATTGATTACGTGAAAATGCAGAATACAGATCCTTGGCAACCGCAGAATATTCAGGATGTGACCACTAAAGGTTTTGAAACACAACTCGATTATACATTTCCAATTAATTCGTTTAACCAGAAATTACAGTTGGGCTATTCCTTGATAGAAGACCAAGTAAAACAAAGCAGCTATAATTTTTCGCAATATTCTGTCAATTCAATGAAGCATCAAGTGGTGGGGAGTTACTATATGCAATTCTTGAAAAACTTTACCAATTCGATTTTATATCGCTATGCTGAAAGAACAAATGGCGATTCGTACTCGGTTGTCGATTTAGGTGCTGCTTATACTTTAAAGGCATTCGAATTTTCTTTATTCGCCAATAATATTTTCAATGCAGAATATACCGAAACGAATTTTGTTCCAATGCCAAAAGGAAATTTATTGTTTGGAATTCGCTATAATTTTAGATAG
- a CDS encoding T9SS sorting signal type C domain-containing protein, translating into MNKSYLSSIKNTALSSKPSISIRLLLMVLFVSIMPLVSFGQSQTFSTPGTYTFNVPAGVTTLNVQAWGSGGGGSNPDDKAGGGGAFAGSNSLTVISGGNYTIKVGAGATVGTGGDGEDSSFGSLVIAKGGKGGANSGTGGLASASTGAIKFNGGNGGSSTGGNGGAGGGGAGGKSLAGGAGSNTSDNNGGAGGAGGTTGGGKGGNGGSKNNDGINGSFPGGGGGERGENGSSSGGGGNGQVILSWTCPTYSITSVSATPACKTDNVATATITATPASLPVGNYTVTYSLGYNGNSTSYTAPMTVTTAGSGTFTANVAIVNATASTTIRVDKLASSSCSNNITANNVSNVSYMYPAANATTITNIYATCTSYIIQWDNKTMDKYFLDVATDSGFTNYLPGYQNKDMGNVWSYEFVGLTNGATYYCRVRSNNYCGTSVNSNVYTFTKVGYNSIAAISGGATSVCVNSTTPAFTNSDSGGTWSIVNETGSATITSGGVVTGVSSGTVKVVYTKNFGSCTSSVTKSLTVIGVTITPNKVDETCPISNNGSISPVFSGGLTNVRYVKLTQKYAASQQVAEIQAFEIFTGTNVALSSGGAEATASSTYSSDYPASEVNDGIPATNGNMWHGANGINDWVQIDLKSGKNIDYLRIFNRTDCCQERGQNMLLELFDVSNNLVYSKTIDLYQSGANVPVNVNVLDVSWLYGATTLNRTALDSGTYTLNYADAVGCPVSTPIVIGSTNTLSSAPTVTPTQPTCSVSTGTITVNTPLAATGITYTVTGTNPVVAAVTNATGVFSNLSAGTYDVTTTNACGTSTATSVTLEFVTKTWNGSWSPIGVPTSNDLVIINADYSTSSNGDLNACSVIINLGSTLTVEEGKFVVIQNDLTVNGTLDVLDKGSLVMVNDSGIVTNSGTTNIHRFTTPFKKYDYTYWSTPVVSTNIASTFLGWNTGYSYEYLPANFLDANNDGLDDDGNDWSFASTMTPGKGYIVMVPTPTSGPFGNNPSEVVFRGKVNNGIQKITSVLADSSYLIGNPYPSALDADAFLDYNSGVLDGTLYFWTHNTAIQAANASNASLGTGAYAFTSDDYASYNAVGGVGVGLGTAASTGGTIPNGKIASGQGFLALSKVAISGTNEIVFNNSMRLSSGGAVLDNSQFFKTRNPKGKVASSIEKNRIWLNMTNTKGAFKQTLVGYVTNATNDYDGRFDGVSFDGNEFVDFYSINQDKNLTIQGRALPFDENDQVPLGYRTTISGTFSINIGQVDGVLANQSVFLEDKLNNTVFNLKNGKYTFDTAAGTFDDRFVLKYSDKTLATNDFDATVNQVVVSVKNKQIKINSFVETIDKVEFYDLSGKQIYKKDNVNDSELLITDFVSSHQVLVVKTILQNGKMVTDKIIY; encoded by the coding sequence ATGAATAAATCCTACTTAAGTTCAATAAAAAATACCGCATTGTCATCAAAACCATCAATATCAATTCGTTTGTTGTTGATGGTTTTGTTTGTTTCTATAATGCCTTTGGTTTCTTTTGGGCAATCTCAAACTTTTAGTACACCTGGAACTTATACTTTTAATGTTCCTGCTGGTGTAACAACTTTAAATGTGCAGGCTTGGGGTTCTGGAGGTGGAGGATCTAATCCAGATGACAAAGCTGGAGGAGGTGGAGCTTTTGCAGGAAGTAATAGTCTAACAGTAATATCAGGAGGTAATTACACCATTAAAGTTGGCGCAGGAGCAACTGTAGGTACTGGTGGTGATGGTGAAGATTCTAGTTTTGGTAGTCTAGTTATTGCAAAAGGAGGTAAGGGAGGTGCTAATTCAGGAACAGGTGGTTTGGCTTCTGCAAGCACGGGTGCTATAAAATTTAATGGAGGAAATGGTGGGTCTAGTACAGGTGGTAATGGGGGCGCAGGAGGAGGAGGTGCAGGTGGCAAATCATTAGCAGGTGGAGCAGGTTCTAACACTAGTGATAATAATGGAGGTGCTGGAGGTGCTGGAGGCACAACAGGAGGTGGAAAAGGTGGAAATGGTGGAAGTAAAAATAATGATGGAATAAATGGTTCTTTTCCTGGAGGTGGAGGTGGTGAAAGAGGAGAAAATGGTAGTTCAAGTGGAGGTGGAGGTAATGGACAGGTAATTTTATCTTGGACTTGTCCAACATATAGTATTACTAGTGTTTCAGCTACTCCTGCTTGTAAGACGGATAATGTTGCGACGGCAACGATTACAGCTACTCCTGCGTCTTTGCCAGTAGGCAATTACACAGTAACTTACAGTTTGGGTTATAACGGTAATTCAACATCCTATACAGCTCCTATGACTGTTACTACTGCAGGTTCAGGTACTTTTACAGCAAATGTAGCTATTGTAAATGCAACTGCAAGTACAACTATCAGAGTCGATAAACTTGCCTCATCAAGCTGCTCCAATAACATCACTGCAAACAATGTTTCAAATGTTTCATATATGTATCCAGCGGCTAATGCAACTACTATAACCAATATATATGCCACTTGTACTAGTTATATTATTCAATGGGATAATAAAACTATGGATAAATATTTTTTAGATGTGGCAACAGATAGTGGTTTTACAAATTATTTGCCTGGTTATCAAAATAAAGATATGGGGAATGTTTGGTCATACGAATTTGTTGGTTTAACAAATGGAGCTACCTATTATTGTCGAGTACGTTCGAATAATTACTGCGGAACAAGTGTTAATTCAAATGTATATACATTTACTAAAGTGGGTTATAATTCTATTGCAGCCATTTCAGGAGGAGCAACTTCAGTGTGTGTTAATTCAACGACACCTGCTTTTACCAATTCTGATTCTGGTGGGACTTGGTCTATTGTAAACGAAACGGGAAGTGCTACAATTACAAGCGGTGGGGTTGTTACTGGTGTTTCATCAGGAACTGTTAAAGTGGTTTATACAAAGAACTTTGGTAGTTGTACTTCATCTGTGACTAAATCTCTTACTGTAATCGGAGTAACAATCACTCCAAACAAAGTTGATGAAACTTGTCCTATATCTAATAATGGTAGTATTTCGCCTGTTTTTTCAGGAGGACTTACTAATGTAAGATATGTTAAATTGACTCAAAAATACGCTGCAAGTCAACAAGTGGCCGAAATTCAAGCTTTTGAAATATTTACAGGAACCAATGTAGCACTTTCTTCTGGAGGTGCTGAGGCAACAGCTTCTTCTACTTATTCTTCTGATTATCCAGCTTCCGAAGTTAATGATGGTATTCCAGCAACTAATGGCAATATGTGGCATGGTGCTAATGGAATAAATGATTGGGTTCAAATAGACCTTAAATCCGGAAAAAATATTGATTATTTAAGAATTTTTAATCGTACTGATTGTTGCCAAGAACGAGGACAAAATATGCTGTTAGAACTCTTCGATGTTTCCAATAATTTAGTTTATTCCAAAACAATCGATTTGTATCAATCAGGAGCAAATGTCCCTGTTAATGTCAATGTTTTGGATGTTTCTTGGTTATATGGAGCGACTACTTTAAATAGAACAGCATTAGATTCTGGAACCTATACTTTGAATTATGCTGATGCTGTGGGATGTCCGGTAAGCACTCCAATAGTTATTGGATCAACAAATACATTATCTTCAGCTCCAACAGTTACTCCTACACAACCTACCTGCTCCGTTTCAACGGGTACGATTACGGTTAATACGCCATTAGCAGCTACAGGAATTACCTATACGGTTACCGGGACGAACCCGGTAGTTGCAGCAGTAACAAATGCAACGGGAGTCTTTTCAAATTTATCAGCAGGCACTTATGATGTTACCACCACTAACGCTTGTGGTACCTCAACAGCAACAAGTGTAACTTTAGAATTCGTTACCAAAACTTGGAATGGAAGTTGGTCGCCAATTGGTGTGCCAACAAGTAATGATTTGGTCATCATCAATGCCGATTACAGTACTTCTTCTAATGGAGATTTGAATGCTTGTAGTGTAATCATTAATTTAGGTTCAACATTGACTGTCGAGGAAGGAAAATTTGTAGTTATTCAGAATGATTTAACGGTAAATGGGACTTTAGATGTATTAGATAAAGGGTCTTTAGTGATGGTAAATGATTCAGGGATAGTTACTAATTCAGGAACCACCAATATTCATAGATTTACGACTCCTTTTAAAAAGTATGATTATACGTATTGGTCAACTCCTGTTGTTTCTACGAACATCGCCAGTACTTTTCTTGGATGGAACACAGGTTATTCCTATGAATACCTACCGGCCAATTTTTTGGATGCAAATAATGATGGACTTGATGATGATGGAAATGATTGGTCGTTTGCAAGCACAATGACTCCAGGAAAAGGGTATATAGTCATGGTTCCAACACCTACTAGTGGGCCTTTTGGTAATAATCCATCAGAGGTGGTTTTTAGAGGAAAAGTTAATAATGGTATTCAAAAAATTACAAGTGTACTTGCTGATAGTTCTTATCTAATAGGAAATCCTTATCCATCGGCTTTGGATGCTGATGCTTTTTTAGATTATAATTCAGGAGTTTTGGATGGAACACTTTATTTTTGGACCCATAATACGGCTATTCAAGCAGCAAATGCAAGTAATGCTAGTCTTGGAACTGGTGCTTATGCATTTACCTCAGATGATTATGCCTCTTATAATGCCGTTGGGGGTGTTGGTGTTGGTTTGGGAACAGCTGCATCAACTGGAGGTACTATACCGAATGGTAAAATAGCTTCTGGACAAGGTTTCTTGGCTTTAAGTAAAGTTGCCATTTCAGGAACTAATGAGATTGTGTTTAACAATTCTATGAGGTTAAGTTCAGGTGGAGCAGTATTAGATAATTCCCAGTTTTTCAAAACTAGAAATCCTAAAGGAAAAGTAGCAAGTTCTATAGAAAAAAATCGTATATGGTTAAATATGACTAATACAAAAGGGGCTTTCAAACAAACCTTGGTGGGTTATGTAACCAATGCGACTAACGACTATGACGGCCGTTTTGACGGAGTAAGTTTTGATGGCAACGAGTTCGTTGATTTTTACAGTATAAATCAAGACAAGAATTTGACCATTCAAGGTCGTGCCTTGCCATTTGACGAAAATGACCAAGTGCCTTTAGGTTACCGAACAACAATAAGCGGAACATTTAGCATAAATATTGGCCAAGTTGATGGTGTTTTGGCTAATCAATCGGTGTTTTTAGAAGACAAGTTGAACAATACGGTTTTTAATTTAAAAAACGGAAAGTACACTTTTGACACTGCAGCAGGAACTTTTGACGATCGGTTTGTATTGAAATATTCCGATAAAACACTGGCGACAAATGACTTTGACGCAACTGTTAATCAAGTTGTTGTTTCGGTTAAAAACAAACAAATAAAAATTAATTCCTTTGTCGAAACGATTGATAAAGTAGAGTTTTACGATTTGTCTGGAAAACAGATTTATAAAAAAGACAACGTGAATGATAGCGAATTATTAATAACTGATTTTGTTTCAAGTCATCAAGTTTTGGTCGTGAAAACGATTTTGCAAAACGGCAAGATGGTTACCGATAAAATTATTTACTAG
- a CDS encoding G8 domain-containing protein: protein MVKKILLTFFLVLVQTVVFAVTKTYNATSGNWNTAANWSPSGVPSSSDDVVIPTGSTVTMISTPVTISTFTIYGQLVLLPDSSHTINTTSLIVVSPSGSILFDKKSKIILPSNTLIQVSTGGLLGDCSNNNSIFIGSVEVAVCAGGGSTIPTFNEVMVSGGYNIVNISPASASVCGSGSFSFTATAIPSASATIKWYDAASGGNLLQTGTLGSSNTYTTPIISTTTTYYADATVGLFTTQRKAVVATVNPLPTITGNLNVCEGSTTNLTGSATANATTPWTSATTSVATVSSSGVVTGVSEGTSVITYRNSNGCTQTATVVVASLVNNVTNGFSGSSFCVGEQTTLTFDANNGSGVYPYTLIYRNDTTNATASVTIANDDSTTFNVLPNPIVTTHYTLVSITDAKGCVRTTGFGDSTARVTINALPNTPTIAITQPSCAITTATITITGVAGETYSFDGGVFSTTLVYSGLAQGSSHTISAKNSSGCISAVANVTINTLSTKTWNGSWSPAGAPTSNDLVIINADYSTSSNGDLNACSLIINLGSTLTVEEGKFVVIQNDLTVNGTLDVLDKGSLVMVNDSGIVTNSGTTNIHRFTTPFKKYDYTYWSTPVVSTNIASTFLGWNTGYSYEYLPANFLDANNDGLDDDGNDWSFASTMTPGKGYIVMVPTPIASGPFANNPSEVVFSGKVNNGIQKITSVLADSSYLIGNPYPSALDADAFLDYNSGVLDGTLYFWTHNTAIQAANASNASLGTGAYAFTSDDYASYNAVGGVGVGSGTAASTGGAIPNGKIASGQGFFALSKVAISGTNEIVFNNSMRLSSGGAVLDNSQFFKTRNPKGKVASSIEKNRIWLNMTNTKGAFKQTLVGYVTNATNDYDGRFDGVSFDGNEFVDFYSINQDKNLTIQGRALPFDENDQVPLGYRTTISGTFSINIGQVDGVLANQSVFLEDKLTNTVFNLKNGNYTFETEAGTFDNRFVLKYKPSDKTLSVDEMDASDGIVVLYSNNHKTLIIRNNVEDAVVNSVTLFNMSGQKISCWDIKEGEQANIQIPMNNINSEIYIVKVKTTKGETSKKIVIKQ, encoded by the coding sequence ATGGTAAAAAAAATACTTCTTACTTTTTTTTTAGTTTTGGTTCAAACTGTGGTTTTTGCAGTGACAAAAACTTATAATGCAACATCAGGTAATTGGAATACAGCTGCTAACTGGTCACCAAGCGGAGTGCCTTCATCATCTGATGATGTTGTAATACCAACTGGATCAACTGTAACCATGATTAGTACGCCAGTAACTATTTCAACTTTTACGATATATGGACAATTGGTTTTATTGCCAGATAGTTCTCATACAATAAATACAACATCACTTATTGTTGTATCGCCTTCAGGTTCAATTCTATTTGATAAAAAATCTAAGATAATATTGCCTTCTAATACTCTTATTCAAGTAAGCACGGGTGGTTTATTAGGAGATTGCAGTAATAATAATTCTATTTTTATCGGTTCAGTTGAAGTAGCCGTATGTGCTGGAGGAGGAAGTACGATTCCGACTTTTAATGAAGTAATGGTTAGCGGAGGTTATAACATTGTTAATATTTCTCCTGCTTCAGCATCTGTTTGTGGTTCTGGAAGTTTTTCTTTTACGGCCACAGCAATTCCATCAGCATCGGCAACGATTAAATGGTATGATGCAGCAAGTGGTGGCAATCTTTTACAAACGGGAACTTTAGGAAGTAGCAACACATACACGACACCTATAATATCAACTACAACTACTTATTATGCTGATGCTACAGTAGGATTATTTACGACGCAGCGTAAAGCTGTTGTTGCAACCGTAAATCCATTGCCAACCATAACAGGTAATTTGAATGTTTGTGAAGGATCGACTACCAATTTAACAGGCTCTGCTACGGCCAACGCCACAACACCTTGGACATCGGCCACAACTTCTGTGGCAACAGTAAGCAGTTCAGGTGTGGTAACGGGAGTTTCGGAAGGAACAAGTGTAATAACTTACAGGAACAGTAATGGTTGCACACAAACAGCAACAGTTGTTGTTGCCTCATTAGTAAACAATGTTACAAATGGATTTAGCGGTTCTTCTTTTTGTGTAGGAGAGCAGACAACCTTGACATTTGATGCCAATAATGGTTCAGGGGTATATCCTTATACTTTGATATATAGAAATGATACTACCAATGCCACTGCGTCAGTGACTATTGCAAATGATGACTCAACTACTTTTAATGTGCTTCCTAATCCTATAGTTACAACGCATTATACTTTGGTTTCAATTACCGATGCAAAAGGTTGTGTTAGAACAACTGGCTTTGGCGACTCTACAGCCAGGGTAACAATAAACGCATTGCCAAACACTCCAACAATTGCAATAACACAGCCCAGTTGCGCAATTACCACTGCTACGATAACAATAACTGGAGTTGCTGGAGAAACCTATAGTTTTGATGGCGGTGTTTTTTCGACAACTTTAGTTTATTCTGGATTAGCCCAGGGATCTTCACATACGATTTCTGCTAAAAATTCTTCAGGTTGTATCTCTGCTGTTGCCAATGTTACAATAAATACTTTGTCAACCAAAACTTGGAATGGAAGTTGGTCACCTGCGGGTGCGCCTACGAGTAATGATTTGGTTATTATCAATGCCGATTACAGTACTTCTTCTAATGGAGATTTGAATGCTTGTAGTCTAATTATTAATTTAGGTTCAACATTGACTGTCGAGGAAGGAAAATTTGTAGTTATTCAGAATGATTTAACGGTAAATGGGACTTTAGATGTATTAGATAAAGGATCTTTGGTGATGGTAAATGATTCAGGGATAGTTACTAATTCAGGAACCACCAATATTCATAGATTTACGACTCCTTTTAAGAAGTATGATTATACATATTGGTCAACTCCTGTTGTTTCTACGAACATTGCCAGTACTTTTCTTGGATGGAACACAGGTTATTCCTATGAATACCTACCGGCCAATTTTTTGGATGCAAATAATGATGGACTTGATGATGATGGAAATGATTGGTCGTTTGCAAGCACAATGACTCCAGGAAAAGGGTATATAGTCATGGTTCCAACACCTATTGCAAGTGGTCCTTTTGCGAATAATCCATCAGAGGTGGTTTTTAGTGGAAAAGTTAATAATGGTATTCAAAAAATTACAAGTGTACTTGCTGATAGTTCTTATCTAATAGGAAATCCTTATCCATCGGCTTTGGATGCTGATGCTTTTTTAGATTATAATTCAGGAGTTTTGGATGGAACACTTTATTTTTGGACCCATAATACGGCTATTCAAGCAGCAAATGCAAGTAATGCTAGTCTTGGGACTGGCGCTTATGCATTTACCTCAGATGATTATGCCTCTTATAATGCCGTTGGGGGTGTTGGTGTAGGTTCGGGAACAGCTGCATCAACTGGAGGTGCTATACCGAATGGTAAAATAGCTTCTGGACAAGGTTTCTTCGCTTTAAGTAAAGTTGCCATTTCAGGAACTAATGAGATTGTGTTTAACAATTCTATGAGGTTAAGTTCAGGTGGAGCAGTATTAGATAATTCCCAGTTTTTCAAAACTAGAAATCCTAAAGGAAAAGTAGCAAGTTCTATAGAAAAAAATCGTATATGGTTAAATATGACTAATACAAAAGGGGCTTTCAAACAAACCTTGGTGGGTTATGTAACCAATGCGACTAACGACTATGACGGCCGTTTTGACGGAGTAAGTTTTGATGGCAACGAGTTCGTTGATTTTTACAGTATAAATCAAGACAAGAATTTGACCATTCAAGGTCGTGCCTTGCCATTTGACGAAAATGACCAAGTGCCTTTAGGTTACCGAACAACAATAAGCGGAACATTTAGCATAAATATTGGTCAAGTTGATGGTGTTTTGGCTAATCAATCGGTGTTTTTAGAAGACAAGTTGACCAATACGGTTTTTAATTTAAAAAACGGAAATTATACTTTTGAGACGGAAGCAGGAACTTTTGACAATCGTTTTGTTTTGAAGTATAAACCATCAGACAAAACATTAAGTGTTGACGAAATGGATGCAAGCGATGGAATTGTTGTCCTATATTCAAATAATCATAAAACACTAATTATCAGAAATAATGTAGAGGATGCAGTAGTAAATTCGGTAACCTTATTCAATATGTCAGGTCAAAAAATTAGCTGTTGGGATATAAAAGAAGGAGAACAAGCCAATATCCAGATTCCAATGAACAATATAAATTCCGAAATTTATATTGTAAAAGTCAAAACTACGAAAGGCGAAACCAGTAAAAAAATCGTCATCAAACAATAA